A region of Periplaneta americana isolate PAMFEO1 chromosome 16, P.americana_PAMFEO1_priV1, whole genome shotgun sequence DNA encodes the following proteins:
- the LOC138692150 gene encoding zinc finger protein 665-like isoform X3, protein MDVIKMEPAVDPLDLQLHDSLYKMNENDPLSEERNFLDQHVTGIKEEYEEQSSDLLSEIKFEGDPVPISFPMVKREPEEEQSDLDTVIDDPRVEVTAEDNEILTKRIAATNGRIISSELDSLSLEEKETVCDIPKNSSSLGNPVRTHEDEKQLELEFSEVSFSTAKKKNEHLPIDVGKKRFKCDVCGKHFAKLACLKRHERVHTGEKPFKCDVCGKCYSQAGSLKVHKRGHTGDKPFICNVCGKDFTTLACLKRHERVHTGEKHTGEKRFKCDICGKGFMKMASLKVHLRVHTGEKPFKCDVCGKCYSQAGSLKVHKQGHTGDKPFICNVCGKDFTTFACLERHERVHTGEKPFKCKTCGRCFSEWGNLTRHKRIHSAFKCNVCGKHYSKSDKLKAHVRHHSGDKPFKCDVCGKSYSMAYLLKNHERVHTGVKPFKCSSCDKCFSHLNSLKCHELLHTGKKPFKCDVCGKCFLQSSTLKVHKRRHTGDKPFICDFCGKGFSTSDNLKTHERRHTGEKPFKCKICCKFFSDCSNLIRHNRLHTALKFGVCGKRYLKSDKLKVHERIHTGENPFKCYVCGKCFSHSYRLKNHERTHTGEKPFKCDVCGKCYSKSYSLNVHKRGHTGDKPFICDICSKDFTTLAGLKVHERRHSGEKPFKCEICGKCFTDLTNVRRHKRIHTG, encoded by the exons atggatgtGATCAAAATGGAACCTGCAGTTGATCCTCTCGACTTACAACTACATGATAGCCTATacaaaatgaatgaaaatgatcCTTTATCAGAG gaacggaattTCTTGGATCAGCATGTGACTGGTATAAAAGAGGAATATGAGGAGCAGAGCTCTGATCTCTTATCTGAGATAAAATTTGAGGGAGATCCAGTGCCAATTTCGTTCCCTATGGTGAAACGTGAACCAGAG gAAGAACAAAGTGACTTGGACACAGTGATTGATGACCCAAGAGTTGAAGTAACAGCAGAGGACAACGAGATTTTGACGAAAAG GATTGCAGCTACCAATGGGAGGATTATATCATCAGAATTGGACAGTCTTTCTCTTGAAGAGAAGGAGACTGTGTGCGACATTCCCAAGAATTCAAGTTCTTTGGGAAATCCTGTGCGGACTCATGAAGATGAGAAACAATTGGAACTAGAGTTCTCTGAAGTATCTTTCTCAACTGCGAAAAAAAAGAACGAGCATTTACCCATCGACGTAGGCAAGAAACGtttcaagtgtgatgtttgtggtaaacaTTTCGCGAAATTGGCTTGCCTAAAAAGACATGAGCGCGTtcatacaggcgagaaaccttttaaatgtgatgtttgtggtaagtgttattCGCAGGCTGGTAGCTTAAAAGTCCATAAACGTGGGCACACAGGCGATAAACCTTTCATATGCAATGTTTGTGGTAAAGATTTCACGACGTTGGCTTGCCTAAAAAGACATGAGCGGGTTCATACGGGCGAGAAACATACAGGCGAGAAACGTTTTAAATGTGATATATGTGGTAAAGGTTTTATGAAAATGGCCAGCTTAAAAGTACATCTACGCGTtcatacaggcgagaaaccttttaaatgtgatgtttgtggtaagtgttattCGCAGGCTGGTAGCTTGAAAGTCCATAAACAAGGCCACACTGGCGATAAACCTTTCATATGCAATGTTTGTGGCAAAGATTTCACGACATTTGCTTGCCTAGAAAGACATGAGCGTGTtcatacaggcgagaaaccttttaaatgtaAAACTTGTGGTAGGTGTTTCTCGGAGTGGGGCAATCTAACACGACATAAGCGGATTCACAGTGCTTTTAAATGTAATGTTTGTGGTAAGCATTACTCGAAATCGGATAAACTGAAAGCGCATGTACGCCATCACTCTGGcgacaaacctttcaaatgtgatgtttgtggtaaatctTACTCGATGGCCTATTTACTAAAGAACCATGAACGCGTGCATACTGGCGTGAAACCTTTTAAATGTTCCAGTTGTGATAAGTGTTTCTCGCATTTGAATTCTCTAAAATGTCATGAACTTCTGCACACTGgcaagaaacctttcaaatgtgatgtttgtggtaaatgtttcttGCAGTCGAGTACCTTAAAAGTCCACAAACGCAGGCACACAGGCGATAAACCTTTCATATGCGATTTTTGTGGTAAAGGCTTCTCGACGTCAGATAACCTAAAAACACATGAGCGCCGACATACGGGCGAGAAgccttttaaatgtaaaatttgttgTAAGTTTTTCTCTGACTGCAGTAATCTAATAAGACATAACCGGCTTCACACTGCTTTGAAATTTGGTGTTTGTGGTAAGCGATACTTGAAATCGGATAAACTGAAGGTGCATGAACGAATTCACACTGGCGAGAATCCTTTTAAATGTTAcgtttgtggtaaatgtttctcCCACTCATATAGACTGAAGAACCATGAACGTACacacactggcgagaaacctttcaaatgcgatgtttgtggtaagtgttactCGAAGTCTTATTCCTTGAACGTCCATAAACGCGGGCACACAGGTGATAAACCTTTCATTTGCGATATTTGTAGTAAAGATTTTACTACGTTGGCCGGCCTGAAAGTACATGAGCGTCGACATAGtggcgagaaaccttttaaatgtgaAATTTGCGGTAAGTGTTTCACGGATTTGACTAACGTAAGAAGACATAAGCGGATTCACACTGGCTAG